A part of Penaeus vannamei isolate JL-2024 chromosome 1, ASM4276789v1, whole genome shotgun sequence genomic DNA contains:
- the FeCH gene encoding ferrochelatase, mitochondrial: MKMKSSIVKSLLRCQNGMLRPSICRLTTSSSTGGGAQAQPKHDVQDSSSPKTGILMLNMGGPQTTDEVHEFLLRLFKDRDIIQLPFQDYMGPWIAKRRTPDIQKKYAEIGGGSPIFKWTDLQGRLLCERLDEMHPESAPHKHYVGFRYAHPLTEDTLEKMEEDGVENCIAFSQYPQYSCSTTGSSMNAIHKFYANRSVESAMKWSVIDRWCTNPFLVKCFADNIRKELEQFPEEKRKDVFILFSAHSLPMRQVGRGDPYSAEVGATVQLVMQELGFTNPYRLVWQSKVGPLPWLTPATDDAIKGLVQRGRKNMILVPIAFTNEHIETLHEMDIEYAEDLGKEVGAECIRRCASPNDHPFFIDALVDVVSKHLQEGHRCSEQFLHNCPLCVNPSCYASKKWFRYTTKKF; this comes from the exons atgaaaatgaagagtAGCATTGTTAAATCACTTCTACGGTGTCAAA ATGGTATGCTGCGTCCGAGTATATGTCGCCTTACGACATCAAGCTCCACAGGAGGTGGGGCACAAGCTCAGCCAAAGCATGATGTACAGGATAGCTCTTCACCAAAGACTGGTATCCTCATGTTGAACATGGGAGGTCCACAGACCACAGATGAAGTTCACGAATTTTTGCTTCGCCTCTTCAAGGATCGTGACATTATTCAACTGCCATTCCAAGA TTACATGGGACCATGGATTGCAAAGAGAAGAACACCTGATATTCAGAAAAAGTATGCGGAGATTGGTGGTGGTTCTCCAATTTTTAAATGGACAGATCTTCAA gGGAGACTACTCTGTGAACGTCTTGATGAAATGCATCCCGAGTCTGCACCTCACAAGCATTACGTTGGTTTCCGTTATGCTCACCCATTGACTGAAGATACCTTGGAAAAGATGGAAGA GGATGGAGTTGAGAACTGCATTGCCTTCTCTCAATACCCACAGTACAGCTGCAGTACGACGGGATCCAGCATGAACGCCATCCATAAATTCTATGCTAACAG aTCTGTGGAGTCAGCAATGAAATGGAGTGTCATTGATCGATGGTGTACAAACCCCTTCCTCGTAAAGTGTTTTGCTGACAATATCAGAAAGGAATTGGAACAGTTTcccgaggaaaagagaaaagatgttttcatccttttctctgcACATTCGTTGCCAATGAGG CAAGTTGGGCGTGGTGATCCCTATTCTGCTGAGGTTGGTGCTACAGTACAGCTTGTTATGCAGGAACTTGGATTTACAAATCCATATCGTTTGGTATGGCAAAGTAAAGTAGGGCCTCTTCCATGGCTGACTCCAGCTACAGATGATGCAATTAAAG GTCTTGtgcaaagaggaaggaagaacatgATCTTAGTCCCAATAGCATTCACGAACGAGCACATAGAAACCCTGCATGAGATGGATATTGAGTATGCTGAAGATCTTGGAAAAGAG GTTGGAGCTGAGTGCATACGCCGATGTGCATCACCTAACGACCATCCCTTCTTCATTGATGCCCTTGTTGATGTGGTCAGCAAGCACCTACAAGAAGGTCATAGGTGCTCGGAACAGTTCCTCCACAATTGTCCTTTGTGTGTAAACCCATCGTGTTATGCTTCCAAGAAGTGGTTTAGATATACCACCAAAAAGTTTTAA